The Pristiophorus japonicus isolate sPriJap1 chromosome 3, sPriJap1.hap1, whole genome shotgun sequence genome has a segment encoding these proteins:
- the LOC139259452 gene encoding neuropeptide Y receptor type 4-2-like, whose translation MEDDPILRYGNYSIPFNASGWNIPDLANHCPTSAALTGFLVASYCIVMAVGLLGNICLICVIAKQKEKTNVTNMLIANLSFSDITICVFCLPFTVVYTFMDYWIFGEVLCKMVPFIQCMSVTVSILSLVMIALERHQLILNPTGWKPSVSQAYLTVLVTWMLACFISLPFVAFHVLTDEPFRDLPVFIAPLANQAVCTESWPSREQKLVYTTWLLAFQYCAPLAFIAVCYGRIYWRLRSRKDMLDRAGEDNRRLTNSKRITLLLGFLVVAFALCWLPLNVFNAIADWDREAVMHCHHNLIFSLCHLAGMASTCVNPVIYGFLNSNFKKELRAIIVHCKWSRQEDCEQFPLSTMNTELSKTSLRLNCRNNVV comes from the coding sequence ATGGAAGATGATCCCATTCTCCGATATGGTAATTACTCAATTCCCTTCAATGCCTCAGGCTGGAACATTCCCGATTTGGCGAATCACTGCCCAACCTCAGCGGCCCTCACCGGCTTTCTGGTGGCCTCTTACTGTATCGTCATGGCAGTTGGATTACTGGGAAACATCTGCTTAATTTGTGTGATTGCAAAGCAGAAGGAAAAAACAAATGTGACCAATATGCTGATTGCCAACCTGTCCTTCTCAGATATCACGATCTGTGTCTTCTGTCTCCCTTTTACAGTAGTCTATACCTTTATGGACTATTGGATCTTTGGTGAAGTCTTGTGTAAGATGGTCCCCTTCATTCAGTGTATGTCAGTGACAGTGTCCATTCTCTCCTTGGTCATGATTGCTCTGGAAAGGCATCAACTCATTCTAAACCCCACAGGTTGGAAGCCGAGTGTTTCCCAAGCTTATCTGACAGTGCTGGTCACCTGGATGTTGGCCTGCTTCATCTCCTTGCCATTTGTGGCTTTTCATGTTTTAACAGACGAACCTTTCAGGGACCTTCCTGTTTTCATCGCACCACTGGCTAACCAAGCCGTCTGCACTGAGTCATGGCCATCCAGGGAGCAGAAGCTGGTATACACGACATGGCTCCTCGCCTTTCAGTACTGTGCGCCCCTTGCTTTCATTGCAGTGTGCTACGGTAGGATATACTGGAGACTAAGGTCACGGAAGGACATGTTGGACAGAGCCGGTGAGGATAATCGCAGACTGACAAACAGCAAAAGGATAACCTTGCTGCTGGGGTTCCTGGTTGTCGCGTTTGCCCTGTGCTGGCTGCCGTTGAATGTATTCAATGCCATCGCAGACTGGGATCGGGAGGCAGTGATGCATTGTCACCACAATCTCATCTTTTCCCTGTGCCACCTGGCAGGAATGGCTTCCACTTGTGTCAACCCTGTTATCTACGGCTTCCTGAACAGTAACTTCAAAAAGGAGCTGCGGGCCATCATTGTGCACTGCAAATGGAGCAGACAGGAAGACTGTGAGCAATTTCCATTGTCCACCATGAATACAGAACTGTCGAAGACGTCTCTACGACTCAATTGTAGAAATAACGTGGTGTAA